TCACGGTGACGTCGACGCCCTGGTCGGCCAGCTCGTCGGCCAGGTCGAACGTCGACATGACCTGGGCGAGCTTGCTGCGGCGGTAGGCGACGATGCCCTCGTAGTCCCGGGTGGTGAGCAGGTCGTCGAAGTCGAGCGCCGCCTGGCCGATGGAGGCCACGTTGACGATCCGGGATGGGGCGCTGCCGACGAGCCGGGGCAGCAGCCGGCGGGTGAGGTGGTATCCCGCCAGGTAGTTGACGGCGAAGCGCAGCTCGACGCCCTGGGCGCTCACCTCGCGGCCGGCGCCCGGGGGCCCGAAGCCGACGCCGGCGTTGCTGACGAGGACGTCGATCCGGTCGAGGCGGTCGGTCAGCTCGTCGGCCAGGCGGTCGACCTGGCGCAGGTCGGCGAGGTCGGCCTGCACGGTGACGACACGGTCGTCGTCGTCGCCGTTGCCGTCGGCCAACTCCTTGCGCAGGCTCTCCAACTTGCCGGGATCACGACCGTGGACGACGAGCCTCGCGCCCAGGCGGGCCAGCGCCCCGGCCAGCTCCCGGCCCAGCCCGCTGGTGGCACCGGTGATGACGACGGTCTGCTCGGTGACGGGACGCACCCACTCACGCTACGGGCGCCGGGCTCACGTGCCCGGATTCGGGGGCCGTAGGGTGGCCGGCATGAGCGCTGTCGACCGGGTGGGGTACGACGAGTTCGGGATGCTCCACGAGAACGCCTCCGAGGTGGGCCTGGTGCTCGACCGGCTGCCGCACGTCGAGCGGGTGTGGGTCGACGTGGGCGACGGCCGGGAGCTGAGCGCCCTCGTGTGGGGCGACGGCCCGCCGGAGCTGGTGCTCCTGCACGGCGGGGCGCAGAACGCCCACACGTGGGACACGGTGTGCCTGGCGCTGGGCGACCGGAGCATCGTGGCGATCGACCTGCCGGGCCACGGCCACTCCGCCGACATCCAGGAGGGCGCCGGCACGCCGCCGGGCGCGGCGGCCGACGTCGCCGCGGCGCTGCGGAGCCTGGTGGGCGACACCGACGGTGCGCGGCTCCGGGCGGTCGTGGGGATGTCGCTCGGCGGCCTCGTGTCGATCGCCCTGGCCGGGCTCGATCCCGAGCTGGTGCCGGCGTTGCTGCTGGTCGACATCCTGCCGGGGATCAAGGCGGAGCACGGCCGGCACATCGCCGACTTCGTCGCCGGCCCACCCAGCTTCCCCAGCTTCGACGAGCTGCTGGCCCGCACGGTGGAGCACAACCCCCACCGGACGGTCAGCTCGCTGCGGCGGGGGATCCTCCACAACGCGGCCCAGCAGCCCGACGGCAGCTGGGCGTGGCGCCACACCCGGGGCAACGGCGGCCTGGCCGGCCGGGTCACCCGTGACGTCGGCCCGGACGATCGGCTCTACGAGAGCCTCTGGTCGACGCTGGAGTCGCTGCCGGGGCCGGTGCTGCTGGCCCGGGGCCTGCGCGCCGACTCGGTCCTCCGCGACGAGGACGTCGCCGAGCTGCACCGCCGCGTCCCCCCCGCGACGGTCGTCCCGTTCCCCGACGCCGGGCACAGCCTCCAGGGCGACACCCCGCTCGCCCTCGCCGCCACCATCACCGACTTCATCTCCTGAGGGCGCCATGACCCGGCCGGCGCGCACGGACACCGTGGGCCGGGCGCGGTAGCGTCCTGAGGTTCAGAGGTCGACCCATCGCAGGAGCCCGCGACCGTGACCGACCCGCGCTACACCGACGCCCCCGCCCCGGCTCCCTGGTACGACGACCAGGGCTACGCCGCGCCGCGCACCAACGGCTTCGCCGCCGATGTCGAGCGCCTGATCGCCAACCTCGAGCGGGTGGTGCGGGGCAAGACCGACGTGCTGCGGCTGGTGGTGACGTGCCTGCTCGCCGAGGGCCACGTGCTGATCGAGGACGTGCCCGGCACCGGCAAGACCACCATCGCCCGGGCGCTGGCGGCGTCGGTCGACGGTGCCTGGATGCGCATCCAGTTCACGCCCGACCTGCTCCCGTCCGACGTGACCGGCTCCGAGGTCGTCGACCTGGAGACGAAGGAGTTCGTGTTCCGGCAGGGCCCGGTGTTCGCCAACATCGTGCTGGCCGACGAGATCAACCGGGCTTCGCCGAAGACCCAGTCGGCGCTGCTCGAGGTGATGGAGGAGCACCGGGTCACCTACAACGGGGCCACCTACGCGGTGCCGCGGCCGTTCCTGGTGATCGCCACGCAGAACCCGGTGGAGATCGGCGGCACCTACCGGCTGCCGGAGGCCCAGCTCGACCGGTTCCTGATGCGGATCGACGTCGGCTACCCGGCCCGTGACGCCGAGGTGGAGATCCTCGGCGGGATCCACGACGGCACCGCGGTCGACGCCCTGTCGCCGGTGCTGACCACCGTCCAGCTGCGGGAGATGATCGCCGCGGCGGGGCGGGTGCACGTCGACGAGGCGGTCAAGCAGTACATCGTCGACCTGGCCGCGGCCACCCGGCCCTCGCCCGAGCGGCGCGACGGGTTCGCCGTGCAGCTCGGGGTGAGCCCCCGGGGCAGCGTGGCGCTGCTGCGGGCGGCGCGGGCCGCGGCGCTCACCGAGGAGCGCGACTACGTGCTCCCGGAGGACGTGAAGCGCCTGGCCGTGCCCGTGCTGGCGCACCGGATCGTCTTGGGTCCCGAGGCGGCGCTCAGCGGGCGCACCCCGGTGGAGCTCATGGGTGAGGTCGTCCGCACGGTGCCCGTGCCGCGGGTGACCTCGGCCTGACGGCTCGGCTCGAGCGGGCGGGTGCGGGCGTGCTGAGGTGTTGACACGGCGGGGCCAGGCGTTCCTGGCCGGCGGCGTCGCCACGTACGTCGCCGGGCTGCTCCTCGGCTACGACCAGCTGCTGGTGCTGGGCGCCGGCGGGGTGGCGACGGTGGTGCTGGGTGCAGCGTGGGTGCTGCGGTCCCACGGCCTCGACGTCGACCGGGTGGTGGCGCCCGACCGGGTGACCCGGGGACAGCACGGCCACGACGGTGACAGTCCGGTGCGGGCCCACCTGTCGGTCCACAACCGGCGCCGGGGGCCGTCGCCGGCCGCGCTGGCGGTCGAGCTGGTGAACGGGGAGCCGCAGCCGGTCGCCGTCCTGCGCCTGGAGGGCCACGGCCACAAGGACCTCACGTACGCGGTGCCCAACGACCGGCGGGGCGTGTTCGACGTCGGGCCGGTGGAGATCACCCGGGCCGACCCGCTGGCCCTGTGGCGGACGGTGCAGCGGGCGGGCGAGGTGCACCGGCTATGGGTGCACCCCCGCCAGCACGTGCTCACGCTGCGGGCCGGGCAGGCGCCGAGCCTCGACGGCGACATGGGTGACCAGGCGTTCGACGGCAGCGTCACCTTCCACGCCCTGCGCGAGTACGTGCCCGGCGACGACCTGCGGCTGGTCCACTGGCGGTCGTTCGCCCGCACCGGCCAGCTGCTGGTGCGCGAGAACGTCGACACCGGCATCGCCCAGACGACGATCCTCGTCGACACCCGCCGGTCCGTGCACGACGGCGAGGACGGGTTCGAGGCGGCGATGGAGGTGGCCGCGTCGATGGCGGTGGCGGCGGCGCACGCGGGGTACGCGGCGCGGCTGGTGTCGACCTGCGGGAAGGCCACGGCGGCCGGGATGGTGGGTCGGACGCCGACGGCGATCCTCGACGCCCTGGCCGGGCTCGACCTGTCCGTCGAGCGGGACCTGCCGGAGCGGCTGGCGGCGATGACACTGGACCGGGCCAACGACGTGCTGCTGGCGGTCACCGGGCTGGCGTCCTCCGCCGACCTCACCACCCTGGGCGCCATCGCCCGCCAGTACCGCCGCTCGTCGGTCGTCGTGGTGGGTGCCGCCGCCGACCACCACCCGGTGCCCCCGCCGCTGGCGGGCAAGGTGCTGCGGGCGACGTCCGGCGAGGCCTTCGCTCGGGCCTGGAACCTGGCGGTCAGCCGGTGAGCCGAGTCTCTTGTGGTCGCTCCGGTGAGCCTGAGTCGTTCGTGGTCGGAGACCGACCGCAAACGACTCGAGCTCTGGCTGGCGACCACGGACGACTCGGGGAGCGGACGCGATGACGTCGGGCGTGGCGCCGAGCCTCGTCGTGTCGCCCGAGCGGCGGCGGGTCGGGGTGGCGCTGGTGGCCGTCATGGCGGCGATCGCGGCCTCGCAGTGGCACGTCGTGTTCGGCTGGCGGGGGGCGGCGCCGCTGGTGCCGGTGGCGGTCGTGGCGGTGGGCGTGACGTTGGCGGCGGGGAGCCCCCGGCGGTCGCTGGCGTTCACCGGGGCGGTGTCGCTGGGTGTGCTCGTCGTGGTGCTGGCCGGGCTGGGGCGGGAACCGTCGCCGGCCGGGATCGTCGACGGCCTGGTCAACGGCTGGTCGCGCATCGTCAGCACCACGCTGGCGGTGCCGACCGACGAGGGCCGCATCCTCCTGCCGGCGGCCGTGGTGTGGCTGGCCGGGTTCGTCGGGGCCGAGTCGGCGCTGCGGTTGCGGCGCTGGCCGGCCGTCGCCGCCGTGCCGCCGCTGCTGGCCTACGGGGCGGCGCTGCCGTTCGGTGGGGGCGGCGGTGGCGCCGGGTGGGCAGTGGCGCTGCTGGTGGCGGGGCTGGCGACCGTGCGGGTGCTCTCGCCGCCGACCCCGACCGAGCCGGCGGCGACCGGTGCCGGCGGGGGCATGGGCGCCCAGCTGCCTCGGCGGGTCGCGGGGATGGTCGTCTTCCTGGGAGTGGCCGCGGCTGTCGGGCTGCTGGTGGGCGCCGGGCGACCGGTCCTCGACGGCGCCGACCCCTACGACCCCCGGGCCGACCAGCGACCGCCGCTCGACGACGTCGTCACGATCGACCCGCTGTCGCTGCTCGCCGGCTGGGCGCTCGACCGTGAGGACCCCGTGCTGTTCACCGCAGACGGCCCGGCCGCCGACCGCTGGCGCCTGGCCGTGCTCGACCGCTACGACCCGGCGTCGGGGTGGTCGAGCCGGGCCCGCTACGTGGCGGCCGGCAGCCGGGTGCCGGAGCCGGACGTCCCCGACACGACCCGGGCGTCGGGGCCGCCGGTGGAGCGGACCGTGACGGTCGGCGAGCTCGACGGCATCTGGCTGCCGACCACCGGGCGGCCCGCGGGGGTCGACGGGCCCGAGGTCCACGTCGACCCCTCGTCGACGATGCTGGTCACCGGCGATGGGCTGGCCCGGGGGCAGCGCTACCGGCTGACGTCCGACCCCGGCCGGGTGTCGGAGGACTGCTCGTCGGCGGGGTTGCCGGTCGCTCCGCCGCCCACCGGCGACGACGCCGCGCTCACCGGCGAGATCGTGGCCTACGCCACCGGCATCACCCGGGGGGCGACGTCGCAGTGCGCCCAGGCCGAGCTGATCGAGCAGTACCTGCGCAGCGACAACTTCACCTTCAGCGCCGAGGCCCCGTCGGGAGCGACGCTGGCCCGGACCATCGAGCTGCTGCAGGTGGGTGAGGATCCCTCGGCCGGCACGTCCGAGCAGTTCGCCACGGCGTTCGCCCTGCTGGCCCGGGCCTCGGGGATGGATGCCCGGGTGGCGGTGGGGTTCCGGCCGGGCGAGGCCGCGGACGACGTCCACCGGGTGCACGCCTCGGACGCCTACGCCTGGGTCGAGGTGCGCTTCGGGCGGCTCGGCTGGGTGTCGTTCGACCCGACGCCCGGCAGCGGCGACGAGGAGTCGCGCTCCGAGACCTCCACCCCGCCGGTCACGCCGTCGCCCAACACCACCGCAGCGCCGGTCACCACGGCTCCGGTCCCGGCGACGCTGCCCACGACCACCACGACGGTGGCGCGGGACTCGGCGGCTTCCGGGGAGTCCGCGGGTGGGTTCGACCCGGTGGTCCTGGCGGTTGGTGTGCTGGCTGG
This sequence is a window from Acidimicrobiales bacterium. Protein-coding genes within it:
- a CDS encoding SDR family NAD(P)-dependent oxidoreductase; translation: MRPVTEQTVVITGATSGLGRELAGALARLGARLVVHGRDPGKLESLRKELADGNGDDDDRVVTVQADLADLRQVDRLADELTDRLDRIDVLVSNAGVGFGPPGAGREVSAQGVELRFAVNYLAGYHLTRRLLPRLVGSAPSRIVNVASIGQAALDFDDLLTTRDYEGIVAYRRSKLAQVMSTFDLADELADQGVDVTVNALHPATFMDTAMVRETGGRPLSTVAEGLAATLRLVTSPELDHVTGRFFDGTRDARAHEQAYDPTARAELRRRTDALVATALAP
- a CDS encoding alpha/beta hydrolase, coding for MSAVDRVGYDEFGMLHENASEVGLVLDRLPHVERVWVDVGDGRELSALVWGDGPPELVLLHGGAQNAHTWDTVCLALGDRSIVAIDLPGHGHSADIQEGAGTPPGAAADVAAALRSLVGDTDGARLRAVVGMSLGGLVSIALAGLDPELVPALLLVDILPGIKAEHGRHIADFVAGPPSFPSFDELLARTVEHNPHRTVSSLRRGILHNAAQQPDGSWAWRHTRGNGGLAGRVTRDVGPDDRLYESLWSTLESLPGPVLLARGLRADSVLRDEDVAELHRRVPPATVVPFPDAGHSLQGDTPLALAATITDFIS
- a CDS encoding MoxR family ATPase, with the translated sequence MTDPRYTDAPAPAPWYDDQGYAAPRTNGFAADVERLIANLERVVRGKTDVLRLVVTCLLAEGHVLIEDVPGTGKTTIARALAASVDGAWMRIQFTPDLLPSDVTGSEVVDLETKEFVFRQGPVFANIVLADEINRASPKTQSALLEVMEEHRVTYNGATYAVPRPFLVIATQNPVEIGGTYRLPEAQLDRFLMRIDVGYPARDAEVEILGGIHDGTAVDALSPVLTTVQLREMIAAAGRVHVDEAVKQYIVDLAAATRPSPERRDGFAVQLGVSPRGSVALLRAARAAALTEERDYVLPEDVKRLAVPVLAHRIVLGPEAALSGRTPVELMGEVVRTVPVPRVTSA
- a CDS encoding DUF58 domain-containing protein; the encoded protein is MLTRRGQAFLAGGVATYVAGLLLGYDQLLVLGAGGVATVVLGAAWVLRSHGLDVDRVVAPDRVTRGQHGHDGDSPVRAHLSVHNRRRGPSPAALAVELVNGEPQPVAVLRLEGHGHKDLTYAVPNDRRGVFDVGPVEITRADPLALWRTVQRAGEVHRLWVHPRQHVLTLRAGQAPSLDGDMGDQAFDGSVTFHALREYVPGDDLRLVHWRSFARTGQLLVRENVDTGIAQTTILVDTRRSVHDGEDGFEAAMEVAASMAVAAAHAGYAARLVSTCGKATAAGMVGRTPTAILDALAGLDLSVERDLPERLAAMTLDRANDVLLAVTGLASSADLTTLGAIARQYRRSSVVVVGAAADHHPVPPPLAGKVLRATSGEAFARAWNLAVSR
- a CDS encoding transglutaminase domain-containing protein; this translates as MTSGVAPSLVVSPERRRVGVALVAVMAAIAASQWHVVFGWRGAAPLVPVAVVAVGVTLAAGSPRRSLAFTGAVSLGVLVVVLAGLGREPSPAGIVDGLVNGWSRIVSTTLAVPTDEGRILLPAAVVWLAGFVGAESALRLRRWPAVAAVPPLLAYGAALPFGGGGGGAGWAVALLVAGLATVRVLSPPTPTEPAATGAGGGMGAQLPRRVAGMVVFLGVAAAVGLLVGAGRPVLDGADPYDPRADQRPPLDDVVTIDPLSLLAGWALDREDPVLFTADGPAADRWRLAVLDRYDPASGWSSRARYVAAGSRVPEPDVPDTTRASGPPVERTVTVGELDGIWLPTTGRPAGVDGPEVHVDPSSTMLVTGDGLARGQRYRLTSDPGRVSEDCSSAGLPVAPPPTGDDAALTGEIVAYATGITRGATSQCAQAELIEQYLRSDNFTFSAEAPSGATLARTIELLQVGEDPSAGTSEQFATAFALLARASGMDARVAVGFRPGEAADDVHRVHASDAYAWVEVRFGRLGWVSFDPTPGSGDEESRSETSTPPVTPSPNTTAAPVTTAPVPATLPTTTTTVARDSAASGESAGGFDPVVLAVGVLAGLVALVAVAIAVVRRRRRAARRRAVAAADRVIGAWRQCLVELRDGGLPLEEANTVGDYVAATRRVLGPELADELDSVARLANRALFSGRATDEDAVQAWRSTDALAAALVARRSPTARARHAFDVRALARS